A window of Phycisphaeraceae bacterium genomic DNA:
GTCCATGAAGCTCAAAACGCAGGTGGGAGCGGTGCTGGTTGGCGTTACGGTCGCCAGTTCGCCGCTCTCTGCAAAAGTTGAATCGAAAGCGCCTCCCGAATCTCCCGGCGCTGCGACCCCCTGGCGCGACGAAGCCGACGACATGGTTTATGTCGTCAGCAGCTTCGTTCCGCGATACCTGCGCGATCATCCCCAGCTCCCTGATCCGGATAGTGTTCTGGATACGACCGTCAGACTGTCACGCGACGGCGACATTTTCACGGCCCCTGCCAAAGAAGGTTCCGCAGAAAAAATCCGATTGCGTGACTTGAACGGCAGCCCGCACTCATTCCGCGCCAGCGCGTTGCAAACTATCCTCGAAGCCATCCGCGATCAATATCTGGCGAAAAATTACATGGGGGTATTCGTCGCACCTGACCCCTTCGAAATCAATCAGGAAGGTCAGGACCTCCGCCCTGCTGACAACCAATCGCTGCGGCTGGTGATCACCGTTGGCATCGTAAATCAATTACGGACCTTGGCTTCGGGCGCACGGGTCGATCCCGACGAACGGGTGGACAATAAAGCCCACGCCCGGATACGCAGGCAGTCACCCATCCAACCGGTCCAACCGGGTCAAGACGCTGCCGACAACAAATCCACACGCACCGACCTGCTCCGCCGCGACCGGCTTGACGATTACGTTCACTGGCTCAGCCGTCATCCCGGTCGGCGTGCGGACGTGGCACTATCGCCCTCGGCCGAGCCGGGCGGTGTGACGCTCGACTACCTCGTCACGGAAAATAAGCCCTGGTCGGTGTACGCGCAGGTCTCCAATACCGGCACGAAAGAGACCAGCCGATGGCGCGAGCGGTTCGGCGCGTTTCACAACCAGCTCACGGGTAACGATGACATTCTCAGCATCGACTACGTTACGGCCGGCTTCGAGGATACGCAGGGCGTCACGGTGTCCTACGACTCGCCGATCGGTGACAGCCGCCGATTCCGCTACCGTTTATTCGGTGCGTGGAGTGAGTTCACCGCGACCGATGTCGGGTTCGCCGCGGACACGTTCGAGGGTGAGAGTTGGAATGCCGGCGGTGAACTGACGTGGAACTTTTATCAGCATCGCGATCTCTTTCTCGACGCCGTGGCCGGTGCGCGATTTGAAAACGTCAAAGTCTCCAACAGTCTGCCCGGTTCCGTTTCGGGAGAGGAAGACTTCCTCTTTCCTTACGTCGGCCTGCGCCTCGACCAGCAAGCGGAGTGGCATACCACGCGAGGCGCTATCACTGCCGAGTGGATGGACGGCGGTACGACTGGTGTCAGCAGAGATCAGATCGACAACCTCGGCCGTCCCTTACCCGACCGAAGCTGGACAGTGCTGCGCGTCGATCTGTCTCATTCAGTTTATCTTGAGCCGCTGCTGTTTCATCAGACGTGGGAAGACCCCAACTCACCGCACGCGACGTTGGCACATGAAGTTTATTTCGCCTTCCGGGGGCAATATACCTTTGACTACCGCCTGATCCCTCAACAGGAGGAGGCCATCGGCGGGTTTTATTCGGTGCGTGGTTACCCGGAGTCAGCCGTCGCGGGAGATTCGGTGTTTGTCGGCACGGCTGAGTACCGTTATCACGTTCCTCGTGCATTCAAGGTGCAGGAGGAGCCGGGCAAACTTTTTGGCAAGCCGTTCCGCTACGCGCCGCAATATCCCTATGGCACGCCGGACTGGGATTTGCTTTTACGTGCTTTTGTGGATGTCGGCCGCGTGAAAACCAATGATGGCGAGAGTCTGGGGGAGTTTAACGCCACGCTGGTCGGCAGCGGTATCGGTGCGGAACTGACGATCAAGCGAAACCTCAGCCTGCGGCTCGACTGGGGCATTGTTCTCAAGGATGTGGATGAGTTGGGGATCGACGCTGGATCGAGCAGGCTGCACTTTGTTGCTACGATCCTCTATTGACCGATAAACGGGGGGCATGGCACGGAAAAACTCGAAACAGGGACGGCCTTCAGGAAACGGCAGCAAGCAAGGAATGGCCGGGGCAACTTCGCGTCAGAAAGCGGCTTGGACGTTCAAGCGTCTGCTCGCCGGAGCCGGCGCGGTCAGTCTGCTGACCGGCCACGTCAAGGCCGCACCTCAAAACGCGCAGGTTGTCGCCGGATCGGCCTCGGTAGCCCAGCAGGGCAATGTCACCACGATCCAGGCCGGTAATAACGCGATCATCCAGTATTCGCAGTTCAACATCGCGCCGCATGAGACGGTGCGATTCGTGCAGCCATCCGCCCAGTCGCGCGTGCTCAACCGGGTTACCGGCCAGTCCCCCAGTCAAATCGCCGGCACGCTTAGTTCCAACGGCATCGTTTATCTCGTCAATCCGCGCGGCGTGTACTTTCTGCAAGGCTCGGCGGTGAATGTCGGCGGCCTGTACGCGGCGGCGGGGAATCTTTCCAACGCTGATTTTCTTTCCGGCAACAATTTCTTCCGCAATCTGGCCGGCCAGGTCGTCAACGAAGGATCACTCCAGGGACGCGCGATACATCTGGTCGGTAACGCGGTCGCCAATCGTGGTTCCATCGTCAGCGATGCGGGCGTGGTCACGATGGTGGCTGGCGGTGAGGTGTATCTCAAGGAGCAAGGCAGCCGCATTACGGTGAAGGTGGACGGCAGGGAGATCACAGATCAGCCGCGACCAGCCAGCGGCGGTGCCAAACCAAACATCAGCGGCGATCCGGCGGTGGAGAATACCGGCAGCGTTCGCGCCAGACGAGGCAGAATCGTGCTTGGTGCGGGCGACATGTACTCGCTGGCAGTACGCAACTCAGGGAGCCTCCAGGCTGACGGAGGAACGATCAACGTCGCGGCAACCGGCGGCGCGGTGGTCAATGATGGTCGCATCGCAGCCGGCTCAACCGCGCAGGCTTCAGGTGAGGTGATCGTGCAGGGGCCGGCCGTCGTCAATGGCGGGGAGATTTCCGCCGATGCTTCGGACGGTGCCGCACGAACCGGACGAGTAGCGGTCACCAGCGATACGCACACTTATCTGCTTGACGGCAGCCGCATCTCCGCCGCCGGGAAGCAAACCCCTGCGGCAGGCGGCGAGGTGCTCGTACACAGCTACCACGGCACCACATCCGTCGCTCCACGCGCGGTGATCGATGCCTCCGGCGGAACCACGGGCGCGGGCGGAAGTGTCGAAGTATCCGGACAGGCACTCGCGATTCATGGGTTCATCGATCTGCGCGGCGGTGACGGCGCATCGGCAGGCCAGCTCTTGATCGACCCGCTGGACCTCATCATCGGCGATACCGGATCGCAAGACGCCCTGCTCGCCGATCGACAAATCGACTTTGCCGAACCTGATACCACCAGCTTGACGACTGTCTCCGACGAAGCACTGGAAGCGATCACCGGATCGATCACGCTTCAGGCGACACGGGACCTGGTGGTTAACCAAACGGTTGACCTGACAAAGAACAACGACGTAACGCTCGAAGCGGGACGCCACCTGACACTCAATGCCCCGATCAATGGAGCACGCAATTTCACCGCACGATCTGACAGCGACGGCAATGCGGACGGCGACCTGACGATCAATGTCGCGCTGACATCCATCGGGCGGGCAGCTCTGTTTTCGGGGAACCGCATATTCCTCAACGGCGCGACGATTGCTACTGGGCGGACGCAGCAGTTCATCGGCGATGTGACACTCGGTGCGGATACCGTGCTCAGCGCGACGGGGACGCGATTTGAAAATCGGCTCGACTCCGACGTGACGCCTCGCTCCCTGACCGTCAACGCCAGCACTTACTTCGGCGGTCCGGTCGGCAACACGGCCCCGCTGTCGTCTCTATTGGTTCAGGGCGCAGCCAACTTCTACGGCGGCCGCGTCACCACACTGGGCGCCCAGACTTATCGTGAAGCAACGGTCGGTAATGACACGGTCCTCACCGGCACGACAATCCATTTTCGTGATGCGGTGAACGGCGACATCGGGGCTGAGGGCCTGCGTGTGGAGGGGAATGCCATCTTCGACGGCACGGTCGGCGAAACCCGGCTGCTCAAGAATGTTTTCGTCACCGGCACGACCGATCTCAACGGCGGACTTGTTCACACGGTTGACGATCAGGATTACATCGGTGCGGTGACGCTTGGCCGGGATAACTCCCTGATTAGCAACAGCGGCGATATCCGCTTCACTTCGACTATTGACGGTCCTTACTCGCTGGGCGTTTTTGCCCGACTGGGCAACATTCGGCTGGGTGATACGGTCGGGGGCGCGACGAAGCTCGCGTCACTCGAGCTGGCGGCCGGCCCGTTAATCACCATCGATGCCCCGCTCGTGCAGGCTGTGGGTGACATAATCATGAACCGCGACGGCAAAAGCGCGATTCCCACCGTCGCCACGATCGCTGCCCCCAGCGGTGACCTGCTCATCCATTCCGATGCGGGCGATTTTCTGGTCGGCCCCAATGAAAAAATCACCAACATCGGCGCGTTGACGATCGACCTGCCCGGCACGGGTGCCACTGCGACCATCGGCGACCTCAACAGCCTCGGCGATATGCGGATTAACGCTTCGAACATTCTCCTGCGCCTCCGCAATGCAAGCACACTGCTGAACTCCACAGGAGCTATGGATACCGATGCCGGCGTGGATATCGTCACGGGAGGTCGGTTGTTTTTCAGCAGCGTACCGTCCACAACAGGCGCGGGCGGCGTTCCGCGAATCGGTTCACCGGATGGTGCGGCGGGCGATATGTCTGGAACGCTCAGCGGAATCGGGGTGACGAAAATCGCGCCGCTGACGACGGATCGCTTTACCTACAACGGCACGGTGCTGGACCTGAGAGTAGTCCCGCTGTCTGATCCGCCGCCGGTTCCGCCGCCGACTCCAACGGGGGCGACATCGCGGCTCGCCGATTCGCTGCCGGGGAGTTCGGGGCCGATTCCGTTTGTAGATCGTGTACTGCGTGATGTTCTGCTTGGCCCTCCAGGTCGATATTCGTTGTCGCAGGAAGTAGCCCTGCCGACGCGAAGTCTCCGTGGCTTCGAGGTCGCGCAGGTACTCAGCGGACGCGAGCTGTATAACGATCTGGGTGCTCCGCGTGCGGACGAACCGGATGCCAACGCTGCTGGCCACGATGTTGCCATCCATCGCATTCGGCGGCAGACGGCTATGCGGCTCATCGCTGAATACAGCGAACTTTTTGCGTTGCGGGACGACGGCAGCGTCAACCCCGGTCTGGCATCACTCCGTGAAGCGTGGCAGGCGTTCCATCAACAACCCGACGGGCCTGCCGACACGAAAGCGTTTCGCGCTTTCATGACCAGAGAAACGCAATACCGCGACGCGCTGGCTTACTTCGAGCGAGTCAACGGCTTCTTCAACGACCTGAATCTCGTCGGCATCACGCCAGCGGAACGGAAGGCGGTAATCGCGCGGGTACGTGAAAAGATGCTCCCGCCGACACAGGTGGCAGCCCGACCTGAGACGGATACGGTGTTCCAGCGATAACGGACCGGCTATGGAGTGCGGTGCCGACCATGATCGCACTGGCTGTCAAAGTCAGAGCGATACACCTGTCGACCCCACTTGAGATCTTCGCGCAGCAGGAACATGCCGCCGCACCGCCAGCAACCCTTGCGTTTGACATGATCGAGAATCACACGACGTAACGTGGTGTCACGCGGGGCGGTGTCGAGGTTGTCCGGCTTGCTGCCGAACACTCGTTCCCACGTCTGAAAATCACTCGTACCCTCAAGGGGTGTCAGATAAAACTCCCGCTGAAAGCGCACGATGTTGCTCTGTGACGGCAGATAATCGCCCAGTTGATCGTCAAAGAGCCAAGAGGCAGAGCAGAAACCGCGAAAACGATGACGCGGAAACCAGCGGGGAAAGCATCTCATCGCAGCAGCGAAAGACTTTCCGCATTCAGCAAAATCCATCGGACCCATTGCTGGAATGTGTACGCCGAGCATGGGGTCACCTTTTTTGAGCACGATCTTCCACTCACGGGAGCGCAGGTTGATCGCCTGTCGCTGCACCTGTCCCCTTGGTGTAATGCAGAATCCACGGATGATCTGATTGTGACGAGTAATGGTCGCGGTCCACTCGCCGCGCCCTGGTCGCTGATCGGCAGGGACGAACTGCCCCTGGGCATCCATCCTCGCGCCGTGTCCGACCAATGCGACAGTCCGACCGGTGCGCCGGTGACGGTAAACGACGATGTTCTGATTGAAAGTCGTCGGCTCAAACTGCAAGCGACCGAGGCGCAGATTCCGCCCGGCGAGGTGAAGCATCAGCCACCCTTGGCGGGTAAAACCCCAGACTCCATGCCGCGCGAGATGGTCGCGCATCCACACTTCCACATCCGCTAATGTTTCTCGCGTGATGCGGACCGGTATGCCTCGTTTGGCGTTGGCTCTTTCCAGATCAGGCAACCCGGACAGCACCACGACAGCGTAGAGCAGCCGCCCCGGCTCACCCAAACACTCATCCATTGACGGCCAGGAATACGAGGGAATCTGTTGCGGCCTGCCGGAATGAAAAGTCATCCAATGGCAATGCCAGGCAATGCGTTCAAGGGTGGGATCATCCGCGATTCCTGCTGCTGCCCCAGCCATCGCTTCGCGTGCATCCGGCTGCATTCCAACCCGCTGACAGAGCGAGCGGATCGCAGAGGGCTTCAGAAAAGGAACTCGCCCGGCCCGATAGGTCCGCTGCGATCTCGACCAATCCGCTGCCCACGCAGCTTGCGCTTTGGCGGTGCTTTCAATAGACAAGCCCAGTGCTGCGATGGCGGCACCGGGCTTGCTGGTTGGCGTGATCTTTTTCATCATCGACCGGCGATTTTAATCACGGATTGGTTGACTTCGGCCGGACTTTGATTTTGACGTTGTATTTGCCGGGGAAACTGTTGGACGCATACCCCTGGTGCATGGCGATGGCAAATTGCAGCTCGCCGCTCTGCTCTGCGGTGAACGTGTTATTCGATCCGACTTTGAACACCGAACCACTCTTGCCGATCTTCGCGATCAGCATCCCCATCGGAATCTGGTTCTGGATGTACCAGCCGTAGTTCGGCGCACCATCAGGCGTGGACTGAGCATCGCTGCCCCAGGGCGTCATCACCAGCGTGCCGTCAGCCTTGACCGTGATCCGATCGCCTTTGCTCACCTTGATGCCCGATTCCTTGAATCGCAGTTGCACAAGGTTAGAGCCGTCCACGGAGAGCGACTTGTTGATCTCCTCCACGCCCTTGCTGATATTTCGTGAAGCGTTGCGGATATCGCTGAGCTTCACCGTCAACTGACCGTAATTACTTGTGACGGCAAATGACTTGGGGACGATCCGCCCGACGATGGTGAAATCCGCTGTCTGGATCATGTCCAGACGGATGACCGCAGCTGGCTGCGGCTCATCTTCATCGACCGACACATCATCGTTGAACTCCTCAAGAATCGCATTGATGCGAAGCTTGCGCTCCGGGTCGGCGGTCGCCTGATAACGCACCAGCTCGTTGCGGAGCGACGGCCCCATGCGGATCAGAGCCTTCTGGGCGGCGTCGCGTTCGGTGACTTCCTGTGAACCGAGCTTCTCGACCAGCTTTGCGAAGTTCGCCTGAAAATCCGTGTGGCTGTCCAGCCCCGGCGTGACCGAAATGATCTTGGACACCGGCACAACCAGTGCTCCGAAATCTGTATCAATCGGAATTTCCTTGACACCCAGCGTGCCGCTGATGATGGATCCGTCCATCAGATTGAAGGTGACCAGACCACTCGACGCACTATCCGCGGGACGTGTCGTCTGCGCGTCAGCCGCCGAAGCGAGCATTCCAAGAATCAGAAGCAATGCGGGAAAGCGGAGATGGATGTTCATGAGATGCGTTCCTTTGTTGACTCTGCTGAATAAGCCGACACATCATGCCGTAGGCATGACCTGCTGGCTACTTTATGGTGCCGCTGTCCGGTACCCGACTACTGTCGTGTCGGTGATGAGAATCAGCGTTTGATCGACGGCGAGCACAGACCCGCCAGTGGGTTCCGTATCAAACTCGGTAAGCATCTGGGTGATTTTGCCGGTCTTGCGGTCGATGTCGAAAAGCCCAGCCGTACCGTAGAGGTAAACCTGTGACTGGGTAAATAGCGGAGCATCGACATTTTTACCGAACAACTCCGACCACCAGCGTCGCTCCAACGAACTCGGCTTATAGGTTGTCAGCGCATCGCCGAGTACGTAAAGCTCGCCATCAATGATGCCCAGCAGTGCATCCGTTGATCCGATTTCTTTGGTCCAGAGGAGGGAGCGATCGTTGATGTTTACTGCGTGTAATTCTTCCTGTCCTTTGTCCTTGAAATAAAGGATGCCATGCTCGATCGGCAGATCACCGCGCCGACCGCCAGTCGACGGCATCGCACCGCGGCGGCGAGATCGATTGGAAAACATTTTTCGACCTTCACCGTACATATACGCCCAGGCTATTCGCTTTTCCACGGGATCCACCGCCACCAGAGCACCGTCATTGGTCAACACGAAGATCTGATTGTCAGTCGCTTCGATCTGTGGTTCCAGGTCCACGTTGTACCCGCCTCGCGGGTTTTGAGTCGGGTTTCCCAGCACCAGTTCCCAAAGTTTTGTGCCGCTGGTCCGGCTCATCGCCACCAGGCTCAGCTCGCCGCGCATCTGTTTCAACGCGGTGCAATAGACCACGTCACCCTCGATCACGGGTGAACCGAGGAAGAAGTATTCCCCCAGCCCTGAGTTACCCGACGTGTTCCATTTGAGCTTTCCAGAGGCAGCGTCATAACAGGCAATCCTCAAGTAAGGCATACGGTTCTGTTCGTAACCCGTGCTGAAGATCAAGCCGCGATCAAGCAACATCGCGCCGCTGTTGAATATTCCGTAATTGACCATCTGCTGGACACGTGGCGCGATCGCTTCGGGTTTTTCTGATTGCCAGATTACTTTGCCTGTTTTGGCGTCGATCGCGGTCGTCAAACCAAACCAATTGACGTACACCCGCGTTTCATCGCTAACTGCTTCGGGGCGCAGATTGTCGATCATCCCGCTGCCATAGCCGCTGTTCTGAAACGCCACGGCAACCTGTTGTCGGAGATTTTCGTTGAAGAACTCATACTTCCACGCCGGGACGTCAGCCTTGGGAAGCGGAATTTTGTCCGGCACCGGGTTTGATGCGGCAGCGAGTCCGGCAGCGTCGGCAGCATCCGAAGCGCGTTCCTTCGCCAATGCGGTCAGATACTCGGTCACAGCGACCTCGCCGCCGCCGATCACGACTTTCTCTTCGGGGTATCTTGTCTGAACACGCTGCTGAATCTGATCAAACCGCGTCCAATCACCCGCTCGCGCCAGGGCCGTCGCCTGTTTCACATAAAGTCGGGCAACCGAGATCGTTGAATCCGGGCAGTAGGTGATGATGTCCGCCCAACATTTGGCGGCCTGAGAAAA
This region includes:
- a CDS encoding ShlB/FhaC/HecB family hemolysin secretion/activation protein; its protein translation is MKLKTQVGAVLVGVTVASSPLSAKVESKAPPESPGAATPWRDEADDMVYVVSSFVPRYLRDHPQLPDPDSVLDTTVRLSRDGDIFTAPAKEGSAEKIRLRDLNGSPHSFRASALQTILEAIRDQYLAKNYMGVFVAPDPFEINQEGQDLRPADNQSLRLVITVGIVNQLRTLASGARVDPDERVDNKAHARIRRQSPIQPVQPGQDAADNKSTRTDLLRRDRLDDYVHWLSRHPGRRADVALSPSAEPGGVTLDYLVTENKPWSVYAQVSNTGTKETSRWRERFGAFHNQLTGNDDILSIDYVTAGFEDTQGVTVSYDSPIGDSRRFRYRLFGAWSEFTATDVGFAADTFEGESWNAGGELTWNFYQHRDLFLDAVAGARFENVKVSNSLPGSVSGEEDFLFPYVGLRLDQQAEWHTTRGAITAEWMDGGTTGVSRDQIDNLGRPLPDRSWTVLRVDLSHSVYLEPLLFHQTWEDPNSPHATLAHEVYFAFRGQYTFDYRLIPQQEEAIGGFYSVRGYPESAVAGDSVFVGTAEYRYHVPRAFKVQEEPGKLFGKPFRYAPQYPYGTPDWDLLLRAFVDVGRVKTNDGESLGEFNATLVGSGIGAELTIKRNLSLRLDWGIVLKDVDELGIDAGSSRLHFVATILY
- a CDS encoding PQQ-binding-like beta-propeller repeat protein: MHRHSQRLSQRARCFTVAAVALTGVLPIQGFAREMVQMNMRAVLSISPQGESVSSMAAFRVPGESQQTTDAVADFEQLLTNKQWDKAFRAMETFQSANPVPMVRTANDFVMPVDLYGRRRLASLPPDGRQAFRVFYDAQAKALLEKPEGSSEELAALEKVYQKYLISSYGPAAADRLGDTYFERGDFSQAAKCWADIITYCPDSTISVARLYVKQATALARAGDWTRFDQIQQRVQTRYPEEKVVIGGGEVAVTEYLTALAKERASDAADAAGLAAASNPVPDKIPLPKADVPAWKYEFFNENLRQQVAVAFQNSGYGSGMIDNLRPEAVSDETRVYVNWFGLTTAIDAKTGKVIWQSEKPEAIAPRVQQMVNYGIFNSGAMLLDRGLIFSTGYEQNRMPYLRIACYDAASGKLKWNTSGNSGLGEYFFLGSPVIEGDVVYCTALKQMRGELSLVAMSRTSGTKLWELVLGNPTQNPRGGYNVDLEPQIEATDNQIFVLTNDGALVAVDPVEKRIAWAYMYGEGRKMFSNRSRRRGAMPSTGGRRGDLPIEHGILYFKDKGQEELHAVNINDRSLLWTKEIGSTDALLGIIDGELYVLGDALTTYKPSSLERRWWSELFGKNVDAPLFTQSQVYLYGTAGLFDIDRKTGKITQMLTEFDTEPTGGSVLAVDQTLILITDTTVVGYRTAAP
- a CDS encoding DUF5596 domain-containing protein; its protein translation is MMKKITPTSKPGAAIAALGLSIESTAKAQAAWAADWSRSQRTYRAGRVPFLKPSAIRSLCQRVGMQPDAREAMAGAAAGIADDPTLERIAWHCHWMTFHSGRPQQIPSYSWPSMDECLGEPGRLLYAVVVLSGLPDLERANAKRGIPVRITRETLADVEVWMRDHLARHGVWGFTRQGWLMLHLAGRNLRLGRLQFEPTTFNQNIVVYRHRRTGRTVALVGHGARMDAQGQFVPADQRPGRGEWTATITRHNQIIRGFCITPRGQVQRQAINLRSREWKIVLKKGDPMLGVHIPAMGPMDFAECGKSFAAAMRCFPRWFPRHRFRGFCSASWLFDDQLGDYLPSQSNIVRFQREFYLTPLEGTSDFQTWERVFGSKPDNLDTAPRDTTLRRVILDHVKRKGCWRCGGMFLLREDLKWGRQVYRSDFDSQCDHGRHRTP
- a CDS encoding filamentous hemagglutinin N-terminal domain-containing protein translates to MARKNSKQGRPSGNGSKQGMAGATSRQKAAWTFKRLLAGAGAVSLLTGHVKAAPQNAQVVAGSASVAQQGNVTTIQAGNNAIIQYSQFNIAPHETVRFVQPSAQSRVLNRVTGQSPSQIAGTLSSNGIVYLVNPRGVYFLQGSAVNVGGLYAAAGNLSNADFLSGNNFFRNLAGQVVNEGSLQGRAIHLVGNAVANRGSIVSDAGVVTMVAGGEVYLKEQGSRITVKVDGREITDQPRPASGGAKPNISGDPAVENTGSVRARRGRIVLGAGDMYSLAVRNSGSLQADGGTINVAATGGAVVNDGRIAAGSTAQASGEVIVQGPAVVNGGEISADASDGAARTGRVAVTSDTHTYLLDGSRISAAGKQTPAAGGEVLVHSYHGTTSVAPRAVIDASGGTTGAGGSVEVSGQALAIHGFIDLRGGDGASAGQLLIDPLDLIIGDTGSQDALLADRQIDFAEPDTTSLTTVSDEALEAITGSITLQATRDLVVNQTVDLTKNNDVTLEAGRHLTLNAPINGARNFTARSDSDGNADGDLTINVALTSIGRAALFSGNRIFLNGATIATGRTQQFIGDVTLGADTVLSATGTRFENRLDSDVTPRSLTVNASTYFGGPVGNTAPLSSLLVQGAANFYGGRVTTLGAQTYREATVGNDTVLTGTTIHFRDAVNGDIGAEGLRVEGNAIFDGTVGETRLLKNVFVTGTTDLNGGLVHTVDDQDYIGAVTLGRDNSLISNSGDIRFTSTIDGPYSLGVFARLGNIRLGDTVGGATKLASLELAAGPLITIDAPLVQAVGDIIMNRDGKSAIPTVATIAAPSGDLLIHSDAGDFLVGPNEKITNIGALTIDLPGTGATATIGDLNSLGDMRINASNILLRLRNASTLLNSTGAMDTDAGVDIVTGGRLFFSSVPSTTGAGGVPRIGSPDGAAGDMSGTLSGIGVTKIAPLTTDRFTYNGTVLDLRVVPLSDPPPVPPPTPTGATSRLADSLPGSSGPIPFVDRVLRDVLLGPPGRYSLSQEVALPTRSLRGFEVAQVLSGRELYNDLGAPRADEPDANAAGHDVAIHRIRRQTAMRLIAEYSELFALRDDGSVNPGLASLREAWQAFHQQPDGPADTKAFRAFMTRETQYRDALAYFERVNGFFNDLNLVGITPAERKAVIARVREKMLPPTQVAARPETDTVFQR